In Aspergillus nidulans FGSC A4 chromosome II, a single window of DNA contains:
- a CDS encoding HIT family protein (transcript_id=CADANIAT00005019), with the protein MAACIFCRIIKGEIPSFKLFESDKVFAFLDIQPLSRGHALVIPKYHGAKLTDIPDDHLTEILPVAKKIAQVTGATDFNVLQNNGRIAHQVVDHVHFHMIPKPNEEEGLGIGWPAQATDMDKLKEYYESIKAKM; encoded by the exons ATGGCCGCCTGTATCTTCTGCAGAATCATCAAGG GAGAAATACCTTCcttcaagctcttcgagAGCGACAAGGTTTTCGCTTTCCTCGACATCCAGCCGCTCAGTCGTGGACATGCG CTCGTGATCCCCAAGTACCACGGCGCAAAGCTCACCGATATCCCCGATGACCACCTCACTGAAATCCTG CCCGTTGCTAAGAAAATCGCTCAAGTAACCGGCGCAACTGACTTCAATGTTCTCCAAAACAATGGTCGTATTGCGCACCAGGTTGTTGATCAT GTCCACTTCCACATG atccccaagcccaacgaggaggaaggccTTGGAATTGGATGGCCTGCTCAGGCAACAGACAtggacaagctcaaggagtACTACGAGTCGATCAAGGCTAAGATGTGA